GGGCTGTGGGAAGACCGCGCTCGCCACCTCGGTCGGCACGCCCGTGGCGAAAGAGCTGGGGTCGAAGGTGGTGGTGCTCGAGACGCCCTCCGACATCCGTGGGACCGGTATGGTGGGCGAACTCTCGGCTCGTATCACCGATGCCTTCTCCCAGGCGAAGGCGAAGATTCGCAAGGACTACGGGCTCCTCGTCATTGACGAGGCCGACGATCTCGCGCTCAGTCGCGCGGAGCTCCAGGCGCACCACGAGGATCGGGCGGGCCTCAACGTGCTCATCAAGCAACTCGACCTGCTGCAGCGGGAGGGGCATCGGCTCGGGGTCGTGATGATCACCAATCGGATCGGCGCGCTGGATCCCGCGGTCCGACGCCGCGCAGCGCTCGTCCTTGAGTTCTCCCGCCCGGGAGCCACCGAGCGCCGGGCCATATTCGAGCAACTCCTCATGGGGTGCCCACACACGGTGGCCGACATCAACCGGTTGGTGAAGCTGAGCGAGCGGCCCGTTCCCTATTCGTATTCAGATCTCTTCCAGCGGGTGGCGCGCGCCGCGTTGCTGGAATCCTGGCGTCGGGACACGCCGTTGAAACCCGAGAGCCTGGCTGCCGTGATGGCGGAGGTGGAACCCTCGCCTCTCCTCGAAGAGGAGGCGGGTTCCCGCCGGAGGGACTAGTCGTTCGGCAGGACGAAGTCTTCCGGAAGGAGGCGCCGCTATGACTTGCTGGGCCCCTCGGCAGGCGGGCTGATGGCAGCCCATACGTGGAGTGAAGAATCCGCCGATGGACAGGCGTTCCATCGCCGCCATCTCGGCATGCGGTTCGTCTCCACCAGGGGAATACAATGAAGATTCATCTCCATCGGAAGTCGTTGCTGGGCCTGGGCGTGGTGCTGTTGAGCGCCTGTGGTCCCGACTCGCAAGAGGCCACCACGCCCGAGATGGGCCAGACGTCCCAGCGGCTGATCAACGTGCTCGTCAACGGTAGCTTCGAGACAGCGCCGTCGCTGGGCTACAGCAACTACATCACCCTGTCCTCGAGCACGACCGGGCTGACGGGCTGGACGGTGCAGAACAGCGTGCAGCTCATGTCCAATACCTACAAGACGCCCGCGCAGGGCACGCGCTCCATCAACCTGTCATACGGAGGCGTCACGCAGACGTTCCCCACCGTCCCGGGGGCGGGGTACACGGTGCAGTTCTCGCTCTCCACGAGCCCCGCGTGCGCCACGTCCACGCGGACGATGGACGTGTCCGTCAACGGCATGACTTACAACTTCTCCACGGCCTCCTCGTCGTGGGCCACCCGCAGCTTCGTGTTCAACGCCGCGGGCACCAGCGCCACCCTCGTGCTCAAGAACACCTACACGGGCCAGGTCTGCGGCCCGGCGGTGGATAACATCTCCGTGATGGGACCCTGAGGGCTGCGCCTGATAGGCGACGCTGAACCCTTAGCGGGGAACCGTGCGCGCCGCGAGGGTCACGAGGGTCATGGTCAGCGTGATCAGCACGATGGCCATGGCCCACCCCCAGCCCAGCTCGTACGCGAGCGCGCGGCCACGAACCGTCACCGCCACCGAGACCCGCCCGGCATGGCCGCGCAGCCCTTCGTCCCGATGCCCGGTGCGCCGCAAGGCCTCCTGATGAAGGTCGCCCGTCAAGAGGCTGAGCGAGGTGCAATGGAGACAGCGGGCCACCGGCTCGGAGACGGGCGGCAGGGGCGCACCACAGACGCGGCAGCGCGCCGCCTGGCCCGGCTCCGCGGGAGGCCTTGCGAACAGCAGCGGCCGGGTGTCGCGGCGATAGCGCCACCTCCCCCACGTGAAGCCCATCCACATCCCCAGCGGGATGGACAGCACCGAGGCCATTGGAAGGATGGAGAGCACCACCACCCCGAGGGAAGGAGCGGCTCCCCGGATGAGCGGAGGAAGGATGTCGGTGAAGTACTTCGCGAGCATCCAGGCACTGAAGAGGTAGATGGACAGCCCCATCATCGTCAGCTGCCGGGGCTGCTCGTAGCGCCGCACCAGCAACTCCTCGGTCCCCGACAACTGCCGTTCGACCCGCGCCGCGGCGGCGAGGCGATCCTTCAACTCGAGGGCCCGCTCGAGCTGGTTCGCGGGCAGCCGGTCCTCGCGGCCACAATACGCACAGCGCGCCGCGAATCCCGGGTCCAGTTCGAGGGTCCCGTGACACGTCCGGCAGAGCGCGGGCAGGAGGAAGGGATCCCAGGCCCAGGCCATCACGCACACCTCAAGACGAGGCGCGCCAGCAGCTCGGCGATCCGCTCATGGAGGGAGGCGAGCAGCGCCAACCGTCCCTCGATGGTGGCCAGTTGGTGGCCGATGGAGCCCCCGAGCCCGACCATCAGGTTGGACAGGGTTGGATCGGAGAACTCCACGTAATCGTCATGCAGCGTGATGCGTCCGAAGGGCAGGGCCGCCAACAACCCGGCGATGCGGGCGTCGTCGAGGAGCGGGTCGTTTCGCTCCAGGACCCTCCCGGCTCCGCGCGCGCCGTGGCGTCGTCCCGGACCGCTGCCCGTGAGGGGCGCGGACCAGGCGGCTGTCAGCTCCGCCTGGTGCTCTCCGAGGCGGCGAAGTCCCTGCCGGAAGTGAATGGGCAGCCCGTGGAAGTCGCGAACCGCGCTCAACCTCCAGTCACTGGCATCGAAAGCGATTCCCACGGCGTTCGCGGCCTGGATGGGAGAGAGCGAGAAGCCGCCCGCGCATTGGTAGCCGAGCTGCTCGAGGGTTTTGGGCAACAACACGGCGGCTTGCGCGCGTCGCTGCTGGATGACACGCACGAACGCCACCGCGAAGGTGACGAGCGCCGCCAGGAGGAGGAGGGACACCATGCGTCCGGATCTATGCAGAAAGCGGAGGGCGGGTGAAGGCCGGGTCCGCGGGAGGAGCCGTCAGACTCCCAGGCCCTGGTGCTGCGTGCGCAGCCGGGCCATGAGCTCGGAGGCCTGCGACTTCGTGGAGACGAAGTGGACCTTGGACAGCTCGCTCTTGTCCCCGCGCCCGGTCAGCCAGTACGCGATGAAGATGCCCCGGGCTATCGCTTTCTGTGCGAGACGCGCCCCGATGTAGATGGCGCCCTGGACCCACTCGGGCCTGGTCGTGTCGCTGATGTAGCGCCGGAGCTCCTCGTTGAGCGGCGAGGCGTTCGTCACATCCGCCACCAGGAAGAAGGTCCGTGACCTGCCCAGCTCCCCATAGAGTTCCACCAGGCGGGCGGCCTCCGCGGGGGACAAGTCCCCATGGAACTCGGCCCAGAGAATGTCTGGAGGCTCGAAGCGAAGCACATTCGCTCCGAGCCTCCACTCGCGCTGGCTCTCCATGCGGCTCTCCCGTACAGGCACCATCCTACTTCGAGCAAGGGCTCAGCCCCTAATGCTCCCCGCAAACCAGAGACGCTCCTCAGTGACGGCTTCTTCGCTGATGGGGCCGGCGGATGCAGCAGGGGCGTGCCGGCCTCGCTAGACTGGCACCCCATACCCGCCTCCATGCGAGCCCTCCCATGATTCCACCCGCCCCGCCCGAGGTGTCCGTATGAGTCGCGGAACGCTTCTCTTCCTCGATGACGATGCGGACCTGCAGTCGATCGTCTCCACCTACCTGCGCGATCGGGGCTACCGGGTGGAGTCGGCCCATACCGCCGCGGAGGCGCGCGAGGTGTTGGCACGCATCCGGGTGGACGCCACCATCGTGGATGGAATGCTCCCGGGGATGAGTGGAGTGGAGTTCATCCAGGAACTGCGCCAGACGGAGCCGTCCCTCCCCATCGTCTTCGCCTCCGCCTTCTGGAAGGATCTCACGAGCCACGACTACCTCAGCCGGCATCTCCGGGTGGCGCGGGTGCTGCACAAGCCCTACACCCCCCAGGAGCTGTTCTTCTGGGTGGAGCAGGTGCTGGCCGAGCCAGCGGACTCGCGCTCCGCGTCGCTGCTGGAGGGCGCCAGTGAGGAGGTGATCGCCGCCATGGCGGCGTTGAGCTCCGAGTATGGCGCCCAGCTGGGAGAGAAGATCCGGCTGCTGACGGCGGTGGTGGAGCGGGTGCTGCAAGGCGAGCGCGAGTCCCTGCGGGAGGCGTACCTGCATGCCCACAAGCTGCATGGCACGGCGGGCTCCTGCGGCTTCGGCGCCGTGAGCGCGGCGGCGGGGCGCCTGGAGGCCCTGCTCAAACAGGCCCGGGACGACAAGGAGCCGGTGGACCCGGGCGCCGTGCGCAGGGCGTTGCAAGAGCTGGCCGAGAAGGCCCAGGGCGCGGTGTCCACGCTGGTGGAGAGCGCGGGCCCGGTGCAATCCCAGGGCACGGTGTTGGTGGCGGACGAGGATGAGGCGTGGCTGGCCGAAGTGGAGCGGATGGGGAAGGATCTGCTGGTGAGGGTGGTGACGGCTCGCAGCGCGGACGAGGTGGTGGCGGCCGCGCGGCGGCGGGAGCTGGATGGAGTGCTGCTGCACGTCAACCTGGGAGGCCGGGAGGGAGGCTTCACCACGGCGGCGCGCTTGCGCGGTGAGGACGGGTTGCAGTCCCTGCCGCTGGCCTTCTTCGGAACGGAGGGAGACGTGGCCTACCGGGTGGCGGCGGCCCATGCCGGTGCGTCCCTCTACCTGCCCCGGCCCTTCTCCGCGCGAGACCTGACGGAGGCGGTGGAGCGCATGGTGGCCGCCCGGCGCCCGGAGCGCTCACGCGTGCTGGTGCTGGATGATGACCCCGAAGCGGTGCGTGTCCTCAGCGCCGCCCTGACCAGCGCCCTGGTGGAGGTGGTGGGAATCGGAGACCCCTATCGCCTGGTGGAGGCGCTGGCCGAGCACCGGCCGGACCTGCTGCTGCTGGATGTGGAGATGCCGGGCCCCAGTGGGTTCGATCTGTGCCGCATCGTGCGCTCCATGCCCGAGTGGCGGGAGATGCCCATCCTCTTCATCACCACCCACACGGGGGTGGAGTTCCGGGTGGCGGCCTTCCGGTCGGGCGCGGATGACTACCTCGCCAAGCCGGTGCTGCGCGAGGAGCTGTGGGCCCGCGTGCAGTCCCGGCTGGAGCGGACGCGGCTGGCACGCGAGCGCGCCGAGCGCGATGCCCTCACGGGGCTGTTGCTGCGCCGCCCCTTCCTGGACAACCTGCGCGCGCGGATGGCCGACGCCCAGCGGTTGAGCCGGCCGCTGACGCTGGGCTTCCTGGACGTGGACCACTTCAAGAAGGTGAACGACACCCATGGGCACCTGGCGGGAGACCGGGTGCTGATGCAGATGGGACGGCTGCTGGCGACACGCTTCCGCCGGGAGGACCTGCGGTGCCGGTGGGGGGGCGAGGAGTTCGTGGTGGCCCTGCTGGGAGCCACGGCGGACAGGGCACGGGACATCCTGGCGCGCACGGCGGCGGAGCTGTCGCGGATCGAATTCGAGGGGGACAAGGGCCAGCGCTTCCGTGTCACCTTCAGCGCCGGGCTCGCGGATATGCCTCGGGACGGCGCCGACCTGGAGACGCTGCTGCGCCTGGCGGACGAGCGCCTGTACCGGGCCAAGGTCCAGGGCCGCAACCGCATCGAGCTGTGAGCGGGGGCCAAGACCTTCACTCTTTACTGAAGGACGTAGCCATGCGTTTCCAAGCGTGCATCGCACTTCTGCTCTACGTCTCCGCCTGCGCTATGTCAGCGCCCAGCCCAAAAGAGCCAGCGGCCCGAGACCCGAGGCTCGCCAACCTCCAGCGAGCGGCGACGCTGCCCTGGACGAATGGGGGGCGTTGCGCCGTACGCGAAGCTTCTGAGCCCTGGCCCGTGCTGGTGGAGCGGTGCTTTCATGCTCTGGACCATGACCGGATCGAGTTTCACGACCCCACAGGAAAATGCGCGGTCGCCTCGGCGGGTGCCGCTGCTGTGGGGCTCGGGGTCTGCGTGCTGGCGGCACCGGAACTCGTCGTGGGAGCGGTGATCATCACGGGCGTTGTGGTGATGGGATTCGCCATAAGAGAGGCCCTGGATGCGTATGCTCTGGATATGGGCCGCCCCGAGGTAAGGCCCGCGCCTGAAACGCGGCCCGTGCCTGAAACAGCGCCCGCCCCTCAGAAACCCTCGCCGAAAAAAAGGCCCAAGCCGGAGCCAAGAGGGCCGGATTTCCCTCCCATTGGGCCAATCGAAGTCACGGAGCGAGATCGCCCCAGGTGCGAGCCCGACCCAGTGCCGTACCACCTTGGCGGTAATAAACTGCACGACAAGTGCGCGGACAGAATTCCGAACAACAGTTTCCCCGGCGGGGATGTGTTCGTGAATGGGAAGAACTTCGACGCGCTGCAACTGGCCACGCGCACGCTGTGGGAAGTCAAGACCGACAACTTCGACACGTACCCGCCCGATCTTCGGAGAATCGTACTCGACGACCAGGTACCGAAGATGCGCCTCGAGCGCGACCTCGCAAGGGCTTGCGGATTTGATTTCCGAGTCGGCGTCCGCAGTGCCGCGCACCAGGCCGCACTGGAGCGCGCCGCCCCGGAGCTCGAAGACCTCATCGTCGTTATGGAGTGGTGCTGAAATGCCCGCGGTGCAAGAGAATGAGCTTGGGATCACCGTTTACGCGCCTGCGCTCGTGAGCACCGACAGTCGCCCCTTGGCCATTGTTCATGGAATGGAACGCGCGCTCCCTGGCGTGAGCTTGGAGTGGACGATTTCTCAAGAGGGAAAACGCATCCCTCTGCTGAATCGTGAGGCGTGGCTCGCCAGAGGGAGGCCGGATGGGGGTGGATTTCCGCTGGTCTGCAACGGTGACGAGCGCTACCCCGTGTCGGTGTCCGGATGGGAACTTTCGGCGGTCAGTGCGCCGGGCGGTCAGGCCGAGCTTGACGTGCAGGTGGCGCTGCCTCTGGCCGAAAAGGGCATCGCAGCGGCAGCGGATGTGCTGGAGGCAGTAGCAGAGGACGCGCGAGCGTTTTGGGGGCACGCGACACCGTTCAACGCGAGTGTGGATATCGCGCGGCAGACGAAAAACTGGGCGGCCAACCCACGGCCTCCACCCCGGGGGCTGCCAGCACTCAAGCTCCCCGAGAAAATCCGTTCGCCTGAGATTCCGCATCGCCTCGGGTGGCTGAACTACTGGTCGGCCGCTACGGCGCGAGCCATAGGCTTCCCGGACCCAGCCCGCGACACGGAGTTGCTGTCACGCGCACGGCGTACCGCGACGGGCGGGTGGGTTGTCCGACTCACCGATGCGCTGCTCGACCTGGACAACCCCGCCCACCTGGACGCGCTCAAACGGGCCTACGAGCGCTTCCCGGAGATCGGTGGGCGCGCAGCCCCTTGAGGCTCGGCACGGCTCACAATGGCCCCCTGTGTCAGGGTCGTTGACGCCTGGCGTCCGCGATGCGATCGAGCAGCTCGCTCAACAGCAGGCTTTCGCCTCGGGTGAGCACAGAGAGCCGGTCAATGGAGGCCCGCAGCGCCGCGGCCAGTGCGCGGACATCCGCGTTCGTGGGTGGAGCCACCTCGCTCGTGATCGCGGCCACGGCCGCCTCGCGCGCGGCATCGGCGAGTCCGAGGTCGCGTTGCCCCTCGGGCTGGCGCAGGAGCGTGAGCACGGCCCCGGTGCCCATCGCCGTCACCAGGCCCAGCGCTCGCTCCTCACTGACCCGCAGCCGGCCCGCGAGTGCGATGTTCCGGATGCGCCGCCGCAGAACGTCCTCCCCGTCGCTGACGGCAGCGGACTGTGAAGCCGGACGCGGCTCGCTGCTCATGATCGCGAACAGCCCTGGATGACGGAGTCCGAACGCGATGTGCATGTCCCAGCCATCGCGAAAGTCCTGCAGCGGATCCGGGTGCGGCGTGCGCGCTGACTTCTCCGACACGTAGCTCTTCAGTACGTGCTCGACGACGGCCCAGAGCAGGCCGCGCTTGTCGCCGAAGAGCCGGTAGATGGTCGGCGCCTGCACTCCGGCGGCGGCGGCCACCGCTCGCGTGGTCGCGGCATCGGGGCCTCCGGAGGAGATGAGCTCCGCGGCGGCCGCGATGATGCGCGCGCGCGCATCGGGGCCCTCGGCGTCTTCGGCGGCGGACTTCTCGCGCTCCTCCATGGCACCTCGAAATAGCACACGGACAGCGGAACGCCGATAACAGAGGCTTGATAACACCGTTATCGTCGGTTACGTTATCCCTGGTAACGCGGAAGTGTTTCCGCTGTTAACGCGAGGGCGTTCAATGATCGTCGTGACCGGAGCGACAGGGAAGCTGGGCCGTCTCATCGTGGAGAAACTCGTCACCCGCGTGCCGGTGGAGCGGGTGGCCGTCAGTGTCCGAGACGTGCAGAAGGCCCAGGAGCTGGCGGCCCGCGGCGTCCGGGTGCGCAGAGGCGATTTCTCGGAGCCGAAGAGCCTCGTGCACGCCTTCGAGGGCGCGTCCCAGGTCCTGCTCGTCTCGTCGAATGCGGCTGCGTATGGCGGCGATACGCTCGCCCAACATCGCTCCGCCATCGAGGCCGCACGGTCCGCCGGCGCGCGGCGCATCGTCTACACGAGCCACATGGCCGCGAGCCATTCGTCGGCGTTCCCCCCGATGCTCCACCATGCGGCGACGGAGCAGATGCTGGGCGAGTCCGGTCTGGCATGGACCGCGCTTCGCAACGGCTTCTACGCCGAAAGCGCGCTGCTCCTGCTGGGGCAGGGCGTGCGGACGGGAGTCTTCGAGGCCCCCGAGGACGGAAAGGTCTCCTGGACCACGCACGACGACCTCGCGGAGGCGGCAGCGGTGATTCTGGCGAACGAGGGGCAGTACGACGGGCCGACGCCACCGCTCACGGCCGCGCAGGCGCTCGACTTCGGAGCCCTGTGTGACATCGCGTCGAGCGTGCTCGGACGTCCGATCCGTCGAAGCACCGTGCCGGAGGAGGAGATGCGCGCGAAGTTCGCGGCGTCGGGCACGCCCGCGCCCGTGATCGCCATGTGGCTCGGCCTCTACCGCGCGAGCCGCGACGGCGAGTTCGCGGCCGTCGCTCCCACGCTACAGAAGTTGCTCGGGCGTGCGCCGGCGAGCATGCGCGAGGTGATTACCGGGCAGCTGGGCCGAACGGCCGGGCACGTCACCACCGCACCCTCCGGGCCTGGCGTCTAGCGGGACTCCCAGCGGCAACACGTGCGAGCGCGTCGCCGAGGGGAACATGAGGCGCGAGGGACGCAGGGCTTACTTGCGCACGAGCACGGCCTTGGACTCGACCTTGCCCTTCACCTTGTCCTGGACCTCGAGGGGCTTGTAGTCGGGAGGGGAGAACTGGACCTCGAACGCGTTGTCCACTCCGAGCTTGGGGACGATCTTCGTCTTGAGGTCCTGCGCCTTCTTTTGCGAGTACCAGGCTGCCCAGGCCCCTTGGGAGTTGCCGTGCTCCTTGAGCTCGCTTTGACGCTTGACGTAGCGCCGGGTGACCTCGGCCGAGAGCAGTGGTGCCACGTCCGTCAAGGTCTCCTTCCCCTGGAGGTTGCGATAATAATTGTTGAACTCGACCTCCTTGGGCACCAGCAGGGCGGTGAACATCTCCGGGCAGGTGAGCCAGTCCTCTTGAATCGAGTAGAGGCCCGGGAAGGGTCTGCGATCGAAGAGCGCCTCCCACATGGAGAGGGTATCCGTTTCGCGGCTGTCCTTGGTCCCCTCGAGAATCGGCCAGTTCTCCTTGGGGGGTTTGTAGACGCGCTGGGTCGTCTTCATGAGGAGGGGGAGCACCCCGTTGTAGAACACGCTGGCGGGCTGCTTGGTGAAGCCCTTCGTCGCGTTGTGCAGGACGATGTACCAGTGGAGCCGGTGCGTGAACTCGCCGTGGTCGGGCGTGACGTGGTCCTTGGGCAGCACGCCCTTCTTGTTCATCGCCACGAATTCCGGCCCGGACAGGACGGCCGTATAGATGGGCGCGCCCTCGCGATTGAGGCCGTGGAATTGCTCACGCTTGAGGAGCACGTTGGTGAGTTTCTTCTGCGTGTCGGCGGACCTGGCGAGCTCGGCGTCGAGCGCCTTCAGCGCGGGCACGAAGTACGCCTTGTCCGTCAGCCAGGTCTGGATGAGCGTGTAGTCGTAGAGGTACTTCTCGTACTCGTTCTTGAAGGGGCTCCGCGTGGTCTGCTTGGGGTCGACGAGTTTCACCTTCGCCGGCTGCAGCACGACGCGGCCCGCCGGGCGTGGCGCTGGCGAGCCCAGGAGGTGAACGTCCGGGAGCCGCCGCCCGCTCACGAACGCATTGGCGGCACGATTCGCCTCGGCTTCCAGAGCGGGGTCCTCGACGAGGCACGGCCCCTCGGAGCCGTCGTGCGGCACGCGGCCGGCGCGCTGCTGGAGCACGTGCGCGAGCTCATGGGCGATCAGATGCCTGCCCGGGGCGGTGTCCGGCTGGAAGCAACCCGGCGCGAAGAAGAGCTCCGAGCCCGCGGCGAGCGCCAGCGACTGGAACGCCAGCGCCCGAGGCCCCTCGTGCACGCGCACGTCGGCGAAGCCCGCTCCGAAGAATGCCTCCAGGTCCCGCCGGAGTGCCTCTGGCAATGGCCGTCCCGCGACTGCCGCCTCTCCGGCTGGAACCCTTCGTCCTGGCGCAGGTGCTTCGAGACACCGCCTTGTTTCTCTCGGATCCATCTGGAGTCTCCGCGACGTCGAAGGGACGGCAACGCCTGTCACTGGGGAGGCATCGTCTCACCCGGTACGGCCGCGAAGAAGCACGTGCCATGGCGCGTCACGCACCCTACGTGGGTGGTTTGCTGATGCGCCGCGGGTTGTTTCCAGTGGAGGCGGCGGGAAGCGAAGCCGCCGCCTCCAGTGCGGGTCTGCTGTAGCTTGCTCTCATAGGCCCCGATCCCACAAGCAGGCAGGGGCTCCACGGGGGCCCGTGGGAGGCGAACGGTAGCGTGTGCCCTGGCGAGGT
The sequence above is drawn from the Archangium gephyra genome and encodes:
- a CDS encoding LirA/MavJ family T4SS effector, whose product is MPEALRRDLEAFFGAGFADVRVHEGPRALAFQSLALAAGSELFFAPGCFQPDTAPGRHLIAHELAHVLQQRAGRVPHDGSEGPCLVEDPALEAEANRAANAFVSGRRLPDVHLLGSPAPRPAGRVVLQPAKVKLVDPKQTTRSPFKNEYEKYLYDYTLIQTWLTDKAYFVPALKALDAELARSADTQKKLTNVLLKREQFHGLNREGAPIYTAVLSGPEFVAMNKKGVLPKDHVTPDHGEFTHRLHWYIVLHNATKGFTKQPASVFYNGVLPLLMKTTQRVYKPPKENWPILEGTKDSRETDTLSMWEALFDRRPFPGLYSIQEDWLTCPEMFTALLVPKEVEFNNYYRNLQGKETLTDVAPLLSAEVTRRYVKRQSELKEHGNSQGAWAAWYSQKKAQDLKTKIVPKLGVDNAFEVQFSPPDYKPLEVQDKVKGKVESKAVLVRK
- a CDS encoding response regulator, coding for MSRGTLLFLDDDADLQSIVSTYLRDRGYRVESAHTAAEAREVLARIRVDATIVDGMLPGMSGVEFIQELRQTEPSLPIVFASAFWKDLTSHDYLSRHLRVARVLHKPYTPQELFFWVEQVLAEPADSRSASLLEGASEEVIAAMAALSSEYGAQLGEKIRLLTAVVERVLQGERESLREAYLHAHKLHGTAGSCGFGAVSAAAGRLEALLKQARDDKEPVDPGAVRRALQELAEKAQGAVSTLVESAGPVQSQGTVLVADEDEAWLAEVERMGKDLLVRVVTARSADEVVAAARRRELDGVLLHVNLGGREGGFTTAARLRGEDGLQSLPLAFFGTEGDVAYRVAAAHAGASLYLPRPFSARDLTEAVERMVAARRPERSRVLVLDDDPEAVRVLSAALTSALVEVVGIGDPYRLVEALAEHRPDLLLLDVEMPGPSGFDLCRIVRSMPEWREMPILFITTHTGVEFRVAAFRSGADDYLAKPVLREELWARVQSRLERTRLARERAERDALTGLLLRRPFLDNLRARMADAQRLSRPLTLGFLDVDHFKKVNDTHGHLAGDRVLMQMGRLLATRFRREDLRCRWGGEEFVVALLGATADRARDILARTAAELSRIEFEGDKGQRFRVTFSAGLADMPRDGADLETLLRLADERLYRAKVQGRNRIEL
- a CDS encoding ATP-binding protein; protein product: MHPSKQAQERFDGLLGIDMQKQQLRDELLLLLAPERLAQWLERHHPDGLPLAESARRSTPLVILSGEVGCGKTALATSVGTPVAKELGSKVVVLETPSDIRGTGMVGELSARITDAFSQAKAKIRKDYGLLVIDEADDLALSRAELQAHHEDRAGLNVLIKQLDLLQREGHRLGVVMITNRIGALDPAVRRRAALVLEFSRPGATERRAIFEQLLMGCPHTVADINRLVKLSERPVPYSYSDLFQRVARAALLESWRRDTPLKPESLAAVMAEVEPSPLLEEEAGSRRRD
- a CDS encoding SDR family oxidoreductase, whose translation is MIVVTGATGKLGRLIVEKLVTRVPVERVAVSVRDVQKAQELAARGVRVRRGDFSEPKSLVHAFEGASQVLLVSSNAAAYGGDTLAQHRSAIEAARSAGARRIVYTSHMAASHSSAFPPMLHHAATEQMLGESGLAWTALRNGFYAESALLLLGQGVRTGVFEAPEDGKVSWTTHDDLAEAAAVILANEGQYDGPTPPLTAAQALDFGALCDIASSVLGRPIRRSTVPEEEMRAKFAASGTPAPVIAMWLGLYRASRDGEFAAVAPTLQKLLGRAPASMREVITGQLGRTAGHVTTAPSGPGV
- a CDS encoding DUF642 domain-containing protein — translated: MKIHLHRKSLLGLGVVLLSACGPDSQEATTPEMGQTSQRLINVLVNGSFETAPSLGYSNYITLSSSTTGLTGWTVQNSVQLMSNTYKTPAQGTRSINLSYGGVTQTFPTVPGAGYTVQFSLSTSPACATSTRTMDVSVNGMTYNFSTASSSWATRSFVFNAAGTSATLVLKNTYTGQVCGPAVDNISVMGP
- a CDS encoding DUF5953 family protein: MPAVQENELGITVYAPALVSTDSRPLAIVHGMERALPGVSLEWTISQEGKRIPLLNREAWLARGRPDGGGFPLVCNGDERYPVSVSGWELSAVSAPGGQAELDVQVALPLAEKGIAAAADVLEAVAEDARAFWGHATPFNASVDIARQTKNWAANPRPPPRGLPALKLPEKIRSPEIPHRLGWLNYWSAATARAIGFPDPARDTELLSRARRTATGGWVVRLTDALLDLDNPAHLDALKRAYERFPEIGGRAAP
- a CDS encoding DUF6310 domain-containing protein, with the protein product MLVERCFHALDHDRIEFHDPTGKCAVASAGAAAVGLGVCVLAAPELVVGAVIITGVVVMGFAIREALDAYALDMGRPEVRPAPETRPVPETAPAPQKPSPKKRPKPEPRGPDFPPIGPIEVTERDRPRCEPDPVPYHLGGNKLHDKCADRIPNNSFPGGDVFVNGKNFDALQLATRTLWEVKTDNFDTYPPDLRRIVLDDQVPKMRLERDLARACGFDFRVGVRSAAHQAALERAAPELEDLIVVMEWC
- a CDS encoding TetR/AcrR family transcriptional regulator; its protein translation is MEEREKSAAEDAEGPDARARIIAAAAELISSGGPDAATTRAVAAAAGVQAPTIYRLFGDKRGLLWAVVEHVLKSYVSEKSARTPHPDPLQDFRDGWDMHIAFGLRHPGLFAIMSSEPRPASQSAAVSDGEDVLRRRIRNIALAGRLRVSEERALGLVTAMGTGAVLTLLRQPEGQRDLGLADAAREAAVAAITSEVAPPTNADVRALAAALRASIDRLSVLTRGESLLLSELLDRIADARRQRP